In Fusarium oxysporum f. sp. lycopersici 4287 chromosome 9, whole genome shotgun sequence, the genomic stretch CTTGAAAGTACAGAACAGCTCAGCAACGCCAAGGACATGATTGAACACGTATATATGCAAGCGAAAAGCCTTCAAAACACCGAGGGGGTGTATTTTGTTCAGCTCTTCAGAACAGCATTGGATCTCCACCAACAAGACAGGGAGTTTTGCAAGGCGGTTCGCACGTTCAGCCGTGGCCTCATCCCAAAGTGGGTACCTTTTCTCCTCGCAAGCCCTGAAGAACAAGTGCGCCGGAGCACAGATGACTTTTTAGTTTGCGAGTTGGGTAAGATTGATGTTGGTGCTACCAGTGACCGTGATGTCACCTTGGATGATCAAGTCTCGATCAAACAGATGATAAAGCAAATCGGCCTTATGTGTCTCCTGTATCTCAGGGACCACCATGTGCGCAGACGAGCTCAAATGAGTCGGGAGATTGCAGACAAGTTCTTGAAGGTAATTGAGggatgtgcagctacggcTGTGGCAACAACCCCGGATACACAAACCGAGCTAGATGTGGAATTCCTCACATTGCAGGAAGGTAGGTCATTTTCTCTACAATTTTATCCAGTATCATCAACCAAAAGGCTCACATGATTCACAGATGTTTTGAATCCCTTCCGCAGGCTAATTGTTGACGAACTGGAGGAAGATGGGTCCGGTATGTTACAGTCGCTCAGCGACTCCAACACAATCATAACAGACTTGAGGTGACGGCTGACGTTGGGCAAAGACTGGGAAGGATCCTGCGGGTCATCTGAACAACTTGATGACATTGTTGAGATGAACATTCCAGGAATGAACGAAATAAACGATCTGGAGCAGATGTCATGAGGTTGGGATTGTGCCCAAGGAATTTAGACGAATCACCGCGGTTGCTCGAAACCAGAATATTACAACAGACATGGACACGGACAAGCGGTCACGGACAAGGAAGGAAAGGCGTTTAGTGGAAGCTGGATGGTTTCTTATTCTGAGCTTATTGATGGTTTGCTTTGACTAGACCCTAGCTTAAAGGATGAGTGGGCAATGGATGGTTTATCAGGCTCAAAACATCACTGTACAGTCATGGTATCGAGGCAGAAGCGAGTGTTTCTGGAGCAAATTTGCATAGCAAGGAGTGATGGCGTCATGGAAAATAAGATGAATAGGATGAGGGAGTTATGACTGAAACAGGCAGAGAAAGAGACAAGCTCCCAGTCTGTTCCTTAAAGCCAGGACAGTATGAGACTCATCAGCTGACGGATAGCCTGCCGGGTCAACGAATACACGACTACATGATCATGATAGCCAGGTAGATGATCCGATAAGCCGCGGGGCATCTCCTAGCGAACTCGGTGACCTTGAATGAATTCACAGCCAGATTAGAATAGAGTTGTGTTTGTTACCGCCAGGTGAAGTGAGGATGGCGCCATGTGATTCTATGAATAGCGACCTGAGAATAGCCTCTGATTAACGGGAGCCCCAAGCCGCGCGACAGGCGAATGGGGGAAATCCTGACCATCGTTATCCATTTCCGCACGCGAATTGGACTGGGAGACCCTGATCCAAGCAATGAAGGTCCAGGTCATGACGGTACCGACAGGCCAGGCTGGCGGCTGGCTGAAAAGCTATCTTTAGCCACCGGATCAAAATGGTGGCCAGCCTTAGCACGCCAATGCTACGATGCCATTCCACAGATATGCGAAAATTCGCAAGTTTAGAAACATGTCTTTATAGATGAAACAGCGGGTCTCTGATCTGGAGATGTGTTTCTGCTTGTCCTAGATACGGTTGAAGCGTTTCAAGCGAGATGTTttgtttggtttggtttggtttggtttggtttgaTTCACGATAACTATGGAAGAAGCCGATGTTTCAGCAACATATTATTCATACATGTGCTCCATGCCCATCTTGGGCTGCTCGGTCCATTGAAAGATATCTAGGATCTCAGTGTTGTTATCTAGCTATCGAGATATTTTGACCCGGGAGACGGGAACTGTTGGTTCACGTTCACACCCCGACTGCCGAGATCAGGAGCAGCGATCTTGGTGTCGAAGTTGGTGTAGGGAGGAAACGCAGGAACAGAACGGGGgagtggtgttgatggacAAGGATAAGAGACTGTTTTTAGAACAAGGGAGAATACATACAGTGTATTCAGGCCTATGATATTTTGTTTCCGCTAGATTATGGAGGTCTGatcgttgagcttctcacTATAAACGTGATCAATATTAAActattagttaattaatacAAGTGATATCCCCTGCTCGATCAAAATCTGCGAGTTCATCGTCACACTCACATGCATACAGCCACTCACATGCCTTGCCAGGCCGCCAACTACCTTCTAAATTAAGTATAAGGCTAGAGCTGGCCAATCACGGCCCTTTCTGTCAACCCCGCCAGCAGCTCAAAATAGTAGCCGAGCTGCCACTAATGCACGTTAGCCGCCGAGATCCTTTCACTAAACCGCATTGGTCACTCACAGCGGGGCTGCATTTTGATGTAAACCACCAGAGGTAAATCACCGCTTATGATCAACTGCGACTGATTGATGCTGCAATTTCCCTTTCTTCAACACACGACAACGGAGCCTTACTCATCTTGGCACGCCTCCGTTTCATGTTCCCCCCATGTCCACATCCACCGAGGTTATCAGGCGGGCCGCTCAGTGAGAGGCCACCAGGGGGAGGGGAAAAGTGACTGGATGGTGAAACATAAACAAGCTGCCTTTGGTTCTTTTTTTAGATAGACATGTCCGGGGAAGAATAAGCTCGGGCGCGGTCATCTCTTTTAATACTCTTTTCGTCCACTTGTTGCTCTCTGCTCTTGAAACTTTTCTGACGCAGGATCACGACGACGACGGGTTCACAATACCATCAAGTTTGAGAGGATATCACAGCTGCTGTGCGGCTTTTTGCTCGGTTCGGTCACCTTGTTATATCTTCTCATCTTTTTTcgtttctctcttctcagTGTACCTCGTTGCTTGTTAGTTTTCTTCGTTCTTCGCTAGATCAGACCAGGCCAGGTCAAGTCGTCCTATTTACTGAAGCACAACTTCACAACTTCCAAATGTCGCTCAAGGATAGGATCTCGTCACCCCTCGAGGCTGGTACCTCAATCCTCGATGCCCATCACCTGCCACCGCATCTGGCACCGGCTCTCGAGCATGTATCTTCGCGTCTGGCCCGCAAGTCGCAACATATCACGCTTGTCGTAGCCCGTCGGGATTATCAACTCCCTTCTGTTGTGCCTCCCAAGGGTCTGCTGACTCCGACGACTCCTTCACCACTATCTCCTGGTCTTCGGTTGAACCTCTCTCAGGGTCCTGTCTCCAGGCTCAAATCGCTGGTGAGAACTGGTTCTTCAACATCCCTGCGGTCGATGAATTCTCCGCGGAGTGCTTTGTCTTCACCCGGTCAGGTCCCCCCGCTTGAAGCGTCCAGCCCTCGGTTCAGATGGCCTCTTTCACCATCCACGCCAATGTCTCCTCCTCCCATGACACCTTGCACCGCATCATCGACGACCACAGATACCATGAGCTCTATGATGAGCGCATCGTCAGGCTTCGGTATGCGACTTATCCACACCAACGAGCTCCACCCTAGGTCCGAAAAGATCCTCAACTCAATTTTGACCAAGACGGAGAAGAAGTTCGCGATAGGGTAAGACACCTCAGTTTTCCATAGAACCTAACTAACTCACCAAAGCACTGAGTGGCTATCACCTGCTGTCAGAGCTTCCTCATGCGGGCTCACGAACCAGCTCATCCATAGCTCCATCATCCAGAACGAGGTCCTTTTCTGCTCCGAAGGCCTCACAGTTCTATCACTTGATAGATTGTACAGTCTCAAGAGTGCCTTGTCCAGCTATTCCAAAACGAAATCCCACCTCCGTCTCGAAGACGCCGTTGACGAACTCCGACGTATCATACTGGTAACCAATGGTTGCCAAGGTTTCGAAAACCGCCATCCTCCGATCGTATGACTGGCTGAGTGTGTCTAATTGGGCACTTGTGGACCTTGATCGNNNNNNNNNNNNNNNNNNNNNNNNNNNNNNNNNNNNNNNNNNNNNNNNNNNNNNNNNNNNNNNNNNNNNNNNNNNNNNNNNNNNNNNNNNNNNNNNNNNNTCCGACTCACAAGAACGAtacaaggaagaagaggctgaggaggcgACAATAGGCATTGCTGTCTCCAAAGGGAAGACGCCCTCGCCGAAGCCTCTGCTTAAACTCCAGACAAATTTCACTCCGGGACCCATTCTGAAACCGAAGCCCAAGAAAATTGAGGTCCCAGCTCCAGTTTCGGTTccagctcaagctcaagctcaagctcaagcacCAACTCAGACCGAAgtagaagaggaggaagacggcgATCGCACGGCACGACCGACAGATCAATTGTATTTCACAATGCAGCAATGGGAGCCACCTTCGACGATAGATCAAATCTTAACCGCCGGTCCCATCAATCGAAGCGCTTTCAGTCCCCTCACACCAACACCCATCATGAGTccagcatcaccaagatTTGGGCCGTTAACCCCGCATGACTATGACGATATTTCGCCCACCACGCGAGGAGAATGGGGCTTCATGATGGCAGACAATGCCTTCCAGAGTGGTCGCAAGGCCGGAGTTGAGATCTTTTGATATTGTAGGCTTatttgttttgttttgttttgtcGGTTGCATGGCGAGCGTTTGGCTTCAAGACACCCCATTTGTTCGATTGCACGTATGCTTGGCATATTAGATCTTAGCGTTATAGAGGGCGGCGTATGTTTGTGGAGTAAATATGCTGGACAAAAATGGGGGAGGATAGATAGTACCATTCTTGAATATATTGAATAAACTTGGGTATCATTATCATCACTACCATCCGTACTTGCTCCCTGCCTCCTTTCGGTTATTCTTCCCCTTGGCAAAACTATCCTCAAGAGCTTCACGCTGGCTCTGCGCATTCTGTACCAACTGGCGCAAGCTGTGCTTTCCACCTCCTTGGATCGCGCGCACAGGGTTGTGAGTCTGTTCCTCTCCTGCGGCCCTAATCTCTTCGTTGTGTCTATATTCCCTATCCATATTGAAATTGATAACTTTCTTAGCTGCTTGGTTGCCCAGGCCATTGCGGCCAAAGAGCTCTCTTCGTTGAGCGGCGGTAAGGTTTAGGTCCTCGACTACTGTATCAAGGGACTCAGAGCCTAGTAATGTTGTTGCGGATGGACCTGCTTGCGCATGGCTGGCATAGTCGCCATATGCGCCCTCATCATAGGCCAATGAGCTTTCTGCTGTCGCAAACATTGGTTCGTAAGTGCCTGAAGAACTATTTTCTACTGGTTCAGAAGGCTCTTCTGTGTGCATAGAGAACAGCGACACCTTCTTGGGAACGGCTGGCGTGGCCTCTGGCGTTGCCTCAGCCGGTTTTAACTGAGCCTGTTCATGTGTGGGAGTCGGCGCTGGTTTTGCCAACCCTGAGTTcagtttcttcttcttctgggggTTCCTTGCCACAGACAGAGGCTTGAACATCAATGGCTTGCCCACCAACTTAACCTCGTCTGCTGGTTTTTGTCCTTCAGGTATATGTGGTTGCGCGGCAGCCTTCGGCGTCGGTAGGCTCATGCCGTCTGCATTGTCATTTGAATTGTTCAGGTCGCCTCCTATTTCTCTACTAAATCCTGGAGCTGCGCTAGTCTTGAACTGAAAGGTTGGTCTCGCTGTCGAACTGCTCGATGCCACGGGCTTGGGCTTGTTCGCGTTCTTGGGCGCTGGTAGAAACGAGTTGAAACCGGAGAATCTACCACCACCGGCAGTTTTGGTCCGTTTTGCTGGAGGCTCTTCGGCTTGCGGTTTATCGTTGACGAGCTGAGGGAGGCTGACAACGATTTTGCCAGGGTTGGACCTATCGACAACCTTTTGGAAAGGCTTCTTGGAAGATGCAGATGATTTAGGGGCTGGTTTGACAGGAGCTTGAACTTCGGCTTCGGAGCCTGAGCCGTCTGAGTCGGAATAGTCCACAAGGCCCATGGTGGTCGATTATTCGATTAGTTAGTTGATGTAATAGTGAAAGTACGAAAGAATCGCGAAGCTGAGCATCGCGACATGAAGTTGAAAGGTTCCACTTCTAACATGACTGTGCCGCAATGCAGCCACATCTTAACGAGGCTGTGCTCCACACTCAAGGGTAAGGTGAGTTCAGTTGAATGATAAGGTGCCTAGATTACCCCACGGCTCAACCCGTGCTTGTCTCATTGACTAGGTAGCAGTTACAGCGATGATACAGTCCCTGCTTTAGATTCTCGATTTCTTGACAATTCACGGCTTGGGGCAGGGTTAAACATGTTGAAGCAGTTACTCGGCTCTCGGGAAATTCTTGACCTCACAGGGTGAAGCGATCACGCATAATTAGTCGCGACTATGTCCGTCATACAACTTGAAGAGTGCGATCATGTCTTCGGTAATGGCTTTGCACAGATTCATAGGCTGACGTCCCGTCCAGACTCGTCTCCTACCAGCTTCGCACAAGCTACCTCGATGAAATTGCAGACGGTGTTGGAGAGCGACTCCTAAACGTCAACGATGGCTTCATAAATTCGGCTCCTTTTAAAGCCGCTGGCTGGCGACCGAATTCGTCCCACCACAAGCGGACACATTCACCTCCGATCCCTACTGCGATTGCCTCCGAGTACTTCCAAGCACCAAAGCAGGCTGGCCTCACACTCGAAGAtggggaagaagatggcggtATGCTCACTGCGGGCGGTTCGGATACTATGGGTCCAGGAATGGCTACCAGGCGGCGCAGGCGTCGCGAgcagatggaagaagaggacagTAGTGACTTGAGCGATGAGAGCGACGACGATACGGATCAACGGGCTGCGCAACAGATCAAGTTTGCAAAGATGCCGGTCAGACACAGAGCGGGCTCGTCACCACTACAGAACACGAATTTGAGGCAAGTCGGGGCTGTCTCGCCAAGGGCGCCTCGCCGAGGCTCACAGTCAGCTTTGGTAACAGTGCAGGAGAGGCCCCGGAGAGACACAGTCACCAGCAGTGAGATATCATCCGAAAACGAGACCGATATTCCGACAGTCCAGAGGCATCGAGAAGCTGCTCGCGCTGCGGCAAGGGCTGCGAAGTTACAGGCTAGAATTCTAGAGGAGCCCTCGCCCGGTATTCAACGAGCGGACACATCTCTCTTgccagaggaggaggaagattCCGATGAGGCTTCCGACTTGTCTGATAACTACGCCGAGAGTATAGACTCGGCATCGATTCTTGATGGCGTTGAAAACGCTATCAATGCTTCTCCCACCCGCCAGGTTGTGGGAACACCGCCCAAGAACTTTGTACGCCAGTCTACCATTCGCAAATCCAAACCGCCGACGCACCCCATTGTCCTCGGAGCGTTACCACCTCCCAGGCCGATGAGCATGATCAGACCTTTGAGCGTCGCCCAACCCAAGAGTTTGCTATCGGCCGCCCTAAAAGCCAAGGATAAGAAATCGTCTATTCCCTTCCAGAAGTTCGCCCATTTCAGTGGGCAGGGTACGCAAGGTTCTATTGCTGTGCGTATATATGCACCTTTCTCAAAAACACCCAGCAAGCCATTCCAGGTGCTTATCCGCCCACGTGTTCACGACGGACAAGGTGCCGAGCGGGTGGTGACGGTTGCGGACCTCATCGGCTTGAGTTTATACCGATACAATGAGGAGAAACTCGAACCTCCGTTGCCCAAGGGCAAGCTCAATATTAACTGGTGGACTCTACGTATGGTGGAAGAAGGTGGCGAAGTTGACGACGATTTCCCCCCCTTTGAAAGAACGAAACCGTTGACATCTTTTACTACGGTTAACAATGCTGCTGCGCGCGGTGGAGGCCGCATGCGATCTAATTCAACTGCTTACGACGACTTTGCGTTGGCAGAAGCTTCAGAGGAGGAGTACCTTGAGAATAAGTCACTCACACCacaagaagacgaagaggaagagccAGCAACATCACAGGATAGCGGCGGGGGGGTTCCTCTCACTCCTACGGAGCCAGATGCGGACGCGACTCCTCGAGGCACTCCAGGGCCGGCTGTCAACCCGTTCCTAGCGGAGCGTCCGCGGCAAAATCCTATCGTCACAACGACATATCGGTCGAACGCTCCTCCAGCAGACATACCCCAGGCGCCTGCTGCAGCTCCCAATACATCCCGAGGGCAGCAAAAGCTGCTTCGGATTCATATCATGTCATCAGATGTCGCACCAGGTCAAATGGTGACACTAGATGTGATGACTGATACTTACTTGGCTGAGGTGCTGGACATGGTATGCCGAAAGAGACAGTTAGACAAGGCCAACCATGTTCTTAAGCTTCCTGGATCAGGAGCGGTAGTCATGCTGGACCGGCCAGTTTCGTCCATTGGGAATGTCTCAGACTTGGAATTGTACAGGCGACGATTTGCAACAGATGGTCCGTTGACGATTACCGGCTCGCCGGGCAGCTCGTCCCCGAAGATGCTGCCACTGGCCGACCAGGCCATGCAGAAACGCAGCAAGAAGTCTCAAACACCAATGGTCGGAAGTCACCCATTGGCGCGAGAATCGCTGAAGCAAGATGAGCTCAGCAACGCCAGCTACAAGAAGTACACTGTCTGGCGCAAGCAGCCCATGCGCATCGTCGGTATGAGCGAACGCATTCTAGTAATCGACGGCGAGTACATTCATATCATGCCAGCGTCTGGCGGTAAGGCGTTGCATGACGGTTCAGGCAAGACAACAACAGTGCACTTTAGTAACGTGGTTGGGTGCAAAGTCCTCCGGAAACATCCCACGAATGTCAAGGTGAGAGTTTGCTGTTCCTTTGATATTGGTTTACCATTCTAACAATGCCGCAAATAGCTTGTTGTGTATAAAGCAACCGAGAGCAAACGATATGACTTTGAGGCCCGTAGTGCATTGGAAGCGGCTGAGATAGTGGAGGAGCTTAAGAAGGGCATGCCTAAATGAGTGGGATCACAAATCTGAATGCTTTTAGGGGTTAGCAAACCGTTGACACACTCTCCAGATTTCAGACTAAGCACTGAAGACACGAAGACCATGGCGCAAGCAATCCACCGGAATTCCTCGTTGTTTCCACACCACTTGTATGTCACTCTGTATATTAGCAAATGGACTTGAGCTTGCCTCTTTCGCTTGTCGGCAGaacctcaatctcaatgGCAAACGAAACGACCCATTTCGTTTAACCCATGCCATACTTGGACGGACACTGAGCCATACTTTGATCAGTCCACGCGTGCGTTCATTGCATTGAATCTCGATGAGGAGCGGTGTCGGCTACGGCGTCAGAAGCGAGGCTGGAAAAGCTGCTTGAATTATTGACAGACCATGCTCGGTATAGTCTTGGCTAACATTGGCCAAGGCTGTCGAGCAAGGCAGTGGAATGTCGAAATGGCGATCCAAGGTGCCAAGCCGGGGTTATGGCAACAGGATACACATCATGGAGcactgaagatgaggagagatggagttgatgtGGAGACTTCGAGGGGCGTGTGTGGCGTTGAGCCAAGCCGGCCGCGACAGGGGAAGCTCTCGGATTGGATCAGGCCAGTAAAGAAGAGTGTTGGAGGTATCCGTATGTGCAAACTCCGTACATGTTGCGTGGTAACAAACAGTCTCCGAGCCTCATGACTGTGCATGTTGCTTGAATCAGAACCGATGCTGCCCTAATCGGCACGCAGAACAGATCATTTCTGCAATGATACACCATACACTGATTCAAACCCTTGCATCAATTGCTGATTGCTTGGTCTTTGTGCGATATGACACCAAAATCAGGCGCTGTAGGCTAAACAACTGGTGGCTCTTCTGGCTTGGTGTCGCGTGCGAGTGTATGTTATGTAACTATCGCTGCTCAATTCTGTGATATTGTCAGCAACtaaggagaagatcaagacaGCCAAGGGCTCCCTTGTCTGATTCTCCCCAGGTCGGGTGTTTCCACTGTCGTATCGGGGACTGACAATCAGTCGACCCTCTGCACTCCTTCAGACTCCTTTGGGCTTCTCGAACAAACATTAGTGGTTAGCAGACTTCTTAAAGTCTCAAGTCCTCCTGACTTCCGCGGTTCAGCTATTGAAGAGGCTGGGACAACTACTGAAGCAAAGAAATCAGGAACGCAAGGTTTCTCTCCAGGAAATGGTTCGAGGTTTGATTGGATGTCTTGGACATTGTTTCAGAGAAGTAAGCTTCCTTTAACGCCATGCAGAGTTGCAGGGTGTCGcgtgtgtgtgtgtgttGCATCGATACCAGCAAAGTACAGTATGCATTCGTATACAGTGCAGTCTTTTAGGTAATTCCATAATTTCGATTGTGTTTGAACCCAATGTCTACAGGGCCAAAGTCCTTCTGACGAAGGATCATTATCACGGGAACAGTTATAAGGTCCCAAATTTCCAAGCTGGTTCACCAATGAGAAGGCCTTGTTAGTGGCCCATGGCCCCATGCAGACTGCCGTAGGGCTCGTGTTGGTCCTGATTCAACTGTAACGAAAAGAGCAGCCAGCAAACAAAGTGTGGAGCTTCCATCCCAAAAGGCCCACCGTGACGCAAATAATCACCTAAAATTGCGCGATAGAGGATCCATTAGCATTGGCATTGGGGAAGGCGAAGACAATGGAGGATTAAGTGCAGGATCATGAGAAAAGGGAGAAGGCGATGCCGGCGCTTTCATCTTTTTAGACACCAAGCAAACACCCTTTGAAGTAAGTCTGTATGCTAAAA encodes the following:
- a CDS encoding hypothetical protein (At least one base has a quality score < 10) is translated as MSLKDRISSPLEAGTSILDAHHLPPHLAPALEHVSSRLARKSQHITLVVARRDYQLPSVVPPKGLLTPTTPSPLSPGLRLNLSQGPVSRLKSLVRTGSSTSLRSMNSPRSALSSPGQVPPLEASSPRFRWPLSPSTPMSPPPMTPCTASSTTTDTMSSMMSASSGFGMRLIHTNELHPRSEKILNSILTKTEKKFAIGTEWLSPAVRASSCGLTNQLIHSSIIQNEVLFCSEGLTVLSLDRLYSLKSALSSYSKTKSHLRLEDAVDELRRIILVTNGCQGFENRHPPIEEEAEEATIGIAVSKGKTPSPKPLLKLQTNFTPGPILKPKPKKIEVPAPVSVPAQAQAQAQAPTQTEVEEEEDGDRTARPTDQLYFTMQQWEPPSTIDQILTAGPINRSAFSPLTPTPIMSPASPRFGPLTPHDYDDISPTTRGEWGFMMADNAFQSGRKAGVEIF
- a CDS encoding hypothetical protein (At least one base has a quality score < 10) — protein: MSVIQLEELVSYQLRTSYLDEIADGVGERLLNVNDGFINSAPFKAAGWRPNSSHHKRTHSPPIPTAIASEYFQAPKQAGLTLEDGEEDGGMLTAGGSDTMGPGMATRRRRRREQMEEEDSSDLSDESDDDTDQRAAQQIKFAKMPVRHRAGSSPLQNTNLRQVGAVSPRAPRRGSQSALVTVQERPRRDTVTSSEISSENETDIPTVQRHREAARAAARAAKLQARILEEPSPGIQRADTSLLPEEEEDSDEASDLSDNYAESIDSASILDGVENAINASPTRQVVGTPPKNFVRQSTIRKSKPPTHPIVLGALPPPRPMSMIRPLSVAQPKSLLSAALKAKDKKSSIPFQKFAHFSGQGTQGSIAVRIYAPFSKTPSKPFQVLIRPRVHDGQGAERVVTVADLIGLSLYRYNEEKLEPPLPKGKLNINWWTLRMVEEGGEVDDDFPPFERTKPLTSFTTVNNAAARGGGRMRSNSTAYDDFALAEASEEEYLENKSLTPQEDEEEEPATSQDSGGGVPLTPTEPDADATPRGTPGPAVNPFLAERPRQNPIVTTTYRSNAPPADIPQAPAAAPNTSRGQQKLLRIHIMSSDVAPGQMVTLDVMTDTYLAEVLDMVCRKRQLDKANHVLKLPGSGAVVMLDRPVSSIGNVSDLELYRRRFATDGPLTITGSPGSSSPKMLPLADQAMQKRSKKSQTPMVGSHPLARESLKQDELSNASYKKYTVWRKQPMRIVGMSERILVIDGEYIHIMPASGGKALHDGSGKTTTVHFSNVVGCKVLRKHPTNVKLVVYKATESKRYDFEARSALEAAEIVEELKKGMPK
- a CDS encoding hypothetical protein (At least one base has a quality score < 10); translation: MLTAGGSDTMGPGMATRRRRRREQMEEEDSSDLSDESDDDTDQRAAQQIKFAKMPVRHRAGSSPLQNTNLRQVGAVSPRAPRRGSQSALVTVQERPRRDTVTSSEISSENETDIPTVQRHREAARAAARAAKLQARILEEPSPGIQRADTSLLPEEEEDSDEASDLSDNYAESIDSASILDGVENAINASPTRQVVGTPPKNFVRQSTIRKSKPPTHPIVLGALPPPRPMSMIRPLSVAQPKSLLSAALKAKDKKSSIPFQKFAHFSGQGTQGSIAVRIYAPFSKTPSKPFQVLIRPRVHDGQGAERVVTVADLIGLSLYRYNEEKLEPPLPKGKLNINWWTLRMVEEGGEVDDDFPPFERTKPLTSFTTVNNAAARGGGRMRSNSTAYDDFALAEASEEEYLENKSLTPQEDEEEEPATSQDSGGGVPLTPTEPDADATPRGTPGPAVNPFLAERPRQNPIVTTTYRSNAPPADIPQAPAAAPNTSRGQQKLLRIHIMSSDVAPGQMVTLDVMTDTYLAEVLDMVCRKRQLDKANHVLKLPGSGAVVMLDRPVSSIGNVSDLELYRRRFATDGPLTITGSPGSSSPKMLPLADQAMQKRSKKSQTPMVGSHPLARESLKQDELSNASYKKYTVWRKQPMRIVGMSERILVIDGEYIHIMPASGGKALHDGSGKTTTVHFSNVVGCKVLRKHPTNVKLVVYKATESKRYDFEARSALEAAEIVEELKKGMPK